DNA from bacterium:
GCCCGTCGGCTCAAGCTGGCGCTGTCGCTTTCGCGTTCCTTGGGAAGGCGCCGGAGGGCCGAACCAACGGACTGCCTGATTCTGACGACCCTGCCCCACGAGAGGGCGACCTGGCGGCCGTTGTTGGAAAAATTGCCCGGAGAGGTTCGGGTCGGGCTTGTGACGACATACCGGGTGAAGCAACGCGCGCTTCCCCCCGCCGTCCGCCGGTACGACCTCGACGCGTGGGTCCGGTTCAAGCGTCTCGGTGAATGGATTGGGAACTACCGGAGTTACTGGAAGATCGGACCGGAGCTGCCCCGCATTCTGCCCCGCCTGCCGTGGCGGGGGCTGGACCTGGGTGAGTTCGCCCGGGGTTGGCTCCTGTACACGATTCGACAGTATCTATGGGGGTTGATTCCCCGGGCGGCGGCGCTCGAGGAGCTGATCGAAGCGGTGAAGCCGGGGGTGCTCGTCTGCCTGACGGAGCGCAACGAGCTCGTCAACCTCGCCTTCCGAATGGCCGCCGCGAGGGGGATTCCCACCCTGGCGATCGAATCCCACGACATGATCTGGGACTCGCCGCTCTTCGGACGGATGGAAGCGGACAGGCTGGCGGTGAGCGGCGCGTACTCGGAAAACATTTACGCCAAGAACGGGGTCCCCCGGGAGAAGTTGGTCGTCACCGGTCAACCCTCCTTCGACGGGCTTGCCCGGTACCGGGAAAAAGAACCCGTCGAGAAAGAGACCGATGAACGCCTGCTGGTCGTCATCACCCAGCCGCCCGACGTCGCGCTCACCGAGGACATGCGCCGGGAGATGCTGCGGGGGGCCTTCCTCGCCGGTCGAGAGATACCCCGGCTTCGTGTGTCGGTCAAACCGCACCCCCGCGACGACCTCCGGAACCTGCGCCTGGTTCTATCCGAACTTGGGGCGCCCCGGGAGGCGCTCCTGCCCAAGAAGCTGGATTTATACGGTTTGTTGGCTTCCGCGGACGTCATCCTGACCGCGTTCTCCACCGTGGGCGTGGAGGCGATCATGCTAGGGCGACCGGTGGTGGTATTCAAGGCCGACGAAAGGCCCGCGGTACTGCCCTACGTTGATTCGGAGGCGGTTCTTCGGGCGGGTGACGCGGAAGGGATTGCGCGAACGATAAAACGGGTCTTCGAGGGAGAATCTCTACAAAAACTGGCCCGGGGTCGCGAGGACTACATCGCCCACCACGAATGCGCGGCGGACGGGGGCTCCACAGCCAGGGTGGTCCGGCTCATCCGCGAAATGCTGAACGGGGAAGGTCGTGCCGGGATATAGGGTGCTTTGCGTTTCGATGCTGATGCCCTACCCCCCGGTGGGCGGGGGGGAGAGCAAGTTTTTCCATCTCCTGCGCGAGGTTTCCCGGTTCCACGAGGTGGACCTCCTCCTCTTCCCACCCGCCCCGCCCTCGCAAGAGGACATTGACGGTTTGCGCCCCCATGCCCACAGTATCAGAATCGAACCGTTCCGACACCGACCGGACTGCCGGGACATACTGCGCTCCCTCGTAAGTCCATTTCCCCTGCCCCTCTCTTTCTTCCGTAATTCGCCCATCCGGGGTGCGGTAAAGCGGGCTCTCGGCGATGAAAAATACGATCTCTTGCACGTGGAGGGGTGTTTTCTCGGCTACTCCGTCGTGGGCCTGAGGACGCCGCCGCGGCTGATCGTCCCGCACGACGCCTATTACAGAAATTATATGGAAAACCTTAAAATGGCTCCCTGGCGCAAAAAGCCGCCCCTCGCCATTGACTTTATCAAGTTCCGACGCATCGAGCCGCGTCTGTACGGTTATTACGACGCCGTGGGGATGTGCACCACCGTGGAAGCCC
Protein-coding regions in this window:
- a CDS encoding UDP-N-acetylglucosamine 2-epimerase — protein: MIRAPSLLGLAGYVAPGALGREIDHQRRIGREPTVADLLPGVLGASVLKVCRDKGVVVTTSDEVLGREGIRRVDAESKELTDRVFEALGRDDVTRVIWHLFYWYGLRRLCLGAAILDSALTGGVYTTTLLGGDELLAGVLDEVCRGKGVRYTSPGTAHIPFARRLRTSRVGVSQRFILNEGLARRLKLALSLSRSLGRRRRAEPTDCLILTTLPHERATWRPLLEKLPGEVRVGLVTTYRVKQRALPPAVRRYDLDAWVRFKRLGEWIGNYRSYWKIGPELPRILPRLPWRGLDLGEFARGWLLYTIRQYLWGLIPRAAALEELIEAVKPGVLVCLTERNELVNLAFRMAAARGIPTLAIESHDMIWDSPLFGRMEADRLAVSGAYSENIYAKNGVPREKLVVTGQPSFDGLARYREKEPVEKETDERLLVVITQPPDVALTEDMRREMLRGAFLAGREIPRLRVSVKPHPRDDLRNLRLVLSELGAPREALLPKKLDLYGLLASADVILTAFSTVGVEAIMLGRPVVVFKADERPAVLPYVDSEAVLRAGDAEGIARTIKRVFEGESLQKLARGREDYIAHHECAADGGSTARVVRLIREMLNGEGRAGI